The proteins below are encoded in one region of Clostridium pasteurianum DSM 525 = ATCC 6013:
- a CDS encoding tyrosine recombinase XerC yields MKYNIKNLFDNTIPKQVNDFLNYLGTIRGKSENTIYNYKIDLILFFRFLKLYKGQVKKDIDFNEIFIGDIDDEFIKNISLSDLYAFISFAENFRNNSNYARARKVATLKSFFKYLSSKAKILKENPTLELESPKIHSRNPIYLSLDQSKALLNAVKGEKYEERDYCILILFLNCGMRLSELVGINISKIKNDTLSIIGKGNKERTVYLNHICINAIKNYINIRKEQLPKVLEEDKDALFLSRNNKRISKRTVEITVKKYIKKANLDSDKYTPHKLRHTAATLMYKYGDVDIRSLQQILGHESVSTTQIYTHVDDEKLREAVKSNPLNDL; encoded by the coding sequence ATGAAATATAATATAAAAAATTTATTTGATAATACTATACCAAAACAAGTTAATGACTTTTTAAATTATTTAGGAACTATTCGAGGAAAATCAGAAAATACTATTTACAATTATAAAATTGATCTTATTCTATTCTTTCGATTTTTAAAATTATATAAAGGTCAAGTAAAAAAAGATATAGACTTTAATGAAATATTTATTGGAGATATAGATGATGAATTTATTAAAAATATATCACTTTCAGATTTATATGCCTTTATATCTTTTGCAGAAAACTTTAGAAATAATAGCAATTATGCTCGTGCAAGAAAAGTTGCTACATTAAAGTCATTTTTCAAATATTTATCTTCTAAGGCGAAAATATTAAAAGAAAATCCTACTTTAGAATTAGAATCTCCTAAAATTCATAGTAGGAATCCCATATATTTAAGCCTAGATCAAAGCAAAGCTCTTTTAAATGCAGTTAAGGGTGAAAAATATGAAGAAAGAGATTATTGTATATTGATACTATTTTTAAATTGCGGAATGAGACTTTCAGAACTTGTTGGCATAAATATATCAAAGATAAAAAATGATACTCTATCTATAATCGGTAAAGGTAATAAAGAAAGAACTGTATATTTAAATCATATATGTATTAACGCAATCAAAAACTATATAAATATACGAAAAGAACAATTACCAAAGGTATTAGAAGAAGATAAAGATGCCCTTTTCTTAAGTAGAAATAATAAGAGAATAAGCAAAAGAACTGTAGAGATAACAGTAAAAAAGTACATAAAAAAAGCCAACTTAGATTCTGACAAATATACTCCTCACAAACTAAGGCACACTGCTGCAACTCTAATGTATAAGTATGGAGATGTTGATATAAGAAGCCTTCAACAAATTTTAGGACATGAAAGTGTATCCACAACTCAAATATACACTCACGTGGATGATGAAAAATTAAGAGAAGCTGTTAAATCAAATCCATTAAATGATCTTTAA
- a CDS encoding DDE-type integrase/transposase/recombinase, with translation MILKEFNQKIALFRYSLIAPIITNTFTQASVKDYLAEIAAKSYTLPNGKKKEYSPATIKGWLVQYRKYGIDGLYPKSRADKGTSRKISNETKEFIINSKLNSPKKTAKYIYHEVIAKGFESETSISLSTVTRFINKAKIGSKKLVPDDRRAFEFEFSNECWQSDVSVGPYLTIEDKKFKTYIIAFLDDSSRVIVGCKAFFKDDLLSLMSVFKDAVASKGIPKKVFVDNGKIYKSEQFHLICAALGSILSFARPYSPQSKGKIERWFQTMQKQWMNSINWNDFKSIDLLNESLSGYVNSYNNTIHSSINKKPIDKYMSNVENIRFIDSKTELDYLFLYKVLRTVKNDSTVSIGTKIFEVPLKYVGDKINIRYDPSSIDKAYIFSQDGKLEDTIFPVKKIDNSKIRRTNNTNSVDFSAFEAN, from the coding sequence ATGATATTAAAAGAATTTAATCAAAAGATAGCATTATTTCGTTATTCTCTGATTGCACCCATTATAACCAATACATTTACTCAGGCTTCTGTAAAAGATTATTTAGCAGAAATTGCAGCAAAGTCTTATACACTGCCTAACGGCAAGAAAAAAGAGTATTCTCCTGCAACAATCAAAGGATGGCTAGTTCAATATAGGAAATATGGTATTGATGGCTTATATCCAAAATCAAGAGCTGATAAAGGTACTTCCAGAAAAATTTCAAATGAAACCAAAGAATTTATTATAAACAGTAAATTAAATTCACCTAAAAAAACTGCCAAGTACATATATCATGAAGTTATAGCTAAAGGTTTTGAAAGTGAAACTAGTATTTCCCTGTCAACAGTAACTAGATTTATAAATAAGGCTAAGATAGGTTCTAAAAAGCTTGTACCTGATGATAGAAGAGCCTTTGAATTTGAGTTTTCCAATGAATGCTGGCAATCTGACGTATCTGTAGGTCCTTACCTTACTATAGAAGATAAAAAATTCAAGACTTATATTATAGCTTTTTTAGATGATTCCAGTAGAGTCATTGTAGGATGCAAAGCATTTTTTAAAGATGATCTTTTATCTCTTATGTCTGTATTTAAAGATGCGGTAGCATCAAAGGGAATTCCTAAAAAAGTTTTCGTTGATAATGGAAAGATATATAAAAGTGAGCAATTTCATTTGATTTGTGCAGCTCTTGGTAGTATTTTAAGTTTTGCAAGACCATATTCCCCTCAATCTAAGGGCAAAATTGAAAGATGGTTCCAAACTATGCAAAAACAATGGATGAATTCAATTAATTGGAATGATTTTAAATCTATAGACCTTTTAAATGAATCCCTGTCGGGTTATGTTAACAGTTATAACAACACTATACATTCCTCAATAAACAAAAAACCAATTGATAAGTACATGTCTAATGTTGAAAATATAAGATTTATTGATTCTAAAACTGAACTAGACTATTTATTTTTATATAAAGTACTCCGTACTGTAAAAAATGACTCCACAGTATCTATAGGTACAAAAATATTTGAAGTACCACTAAAATATGTTGGTGACAAAATAAATATACGCTATGATCCATCATCTATTGATAAAGCTTATATTTTTTCACAGGATGGTAAACTTGAAGATACTATTTTCCCTGTTAAAAAAATTGATAATTCAAAAATCAGAAGAACTAACAATACTAATTCTGTTGATTTTTCTGCCTTTGAAGCTAACTAA
- a CDS encoding GDSL-type esterase/lipase family protein, whose translation MKKIVCIGDSLTYGYGVKKSERWSSILENEIYSEVLNKGICGDTSTGVLSRIYRDVILNKASEAIIMIGTNDFIWGVAQEQVRANIATVLFHMLNYNINSIIAIPTPVYSSLAEKKWKSVANYGGNSINDNLKKLGVWIKEFSKDYTIRNIDFNSMFYKENEEVNPIYYIDGLHLNSIGHKKIAKELVKIL comes from the coding sequence ATGAAAAAAATAGTTTGTATAGGAGATAGTTTAACCTACGGATATGGAGTTAAGAAAAGTGAAAGATGGTCTTCAATACTTGAAAATGAAATCTATTCAGAAGTATTGAATAAAGGAATATGTGGTGATACAAGTACAGGAGTTTTAAGCAGAATTTATAGAGATGTAATTTTAAATAAAGCTAGTGAAGCAATAATTATGATAGGAACAAATGATTTTATATGGGGAGTTGCACAAGAACAGGTTAGGGCTAATATAGCAACTGTTTTATTTCATATGCTTAATTATAATATAAACTCCATTATAGCAATTCCAACACCAGTTTATAGTTCTTTGGCAGAAAAGAAATGGAAATCGGTTGCAAATTATGGTGGGAATTCTATTAATGATAATCTAAAAAAATTAGGAGTTTGGATAAAGGAGTTTTCTAAAGATTATACTATAAGAAATATAGATTTTAATTCTATGTTTTATAAAGAAAATGAGGAAGTTAATCCTATATATTATATTGATGGGTTACATTTAAATAGTATTGGTCATAAAAAAATAGCAAAAGAGTTAGTTAAAATATTATGA
- a CDS encoding DUF6431 domain-containing protein: MINIVKMPYGIKKYNKLCKFNQFPSKYGCEACGFEGKLYRHGFYYRNLITLKGAYKIVILRCKCQSCGKTYSLIPSFIIPYRQYAYEVILTSIIMMLKLGYSFSKILTLIKSLNINYSSLNTTDLSFWKNRLVSSLSSIRLFFAQYKFYNSNINSKLPIDIIKKIIIFCRLRHDFNLDYFLHMPKYFFCK, from the coding sequence ATGATAAATATAGTAAAAATGCCTTACGGAATAAAAAAATACAATAAACTTTGTAAGTTTAATCAATTTCCAAGTAAATATGGATGCGAAGCATGTGGATTTGAAGGTAAGCTGTACAGACATGGATTTTATTATAGAAACTTAATTACCCTTAAAGGTGCATACAAGATAGTCATCCTGCGTTGTAAATGTCAATCCTGTGGTAAAACCTATTCTCTTATACCCAGTTTTATTATTCCTTATAGGCAATATGCTTATGAAGTTATTCTAACTTCTATTATTATGATGCTAAAACTAGGTTATTCCTTTAGTAAAATATTAACTCTTATAAAATCTCTTAATATTAACTACTCATCTCTTAATACAACAGATCTATCATTTTGGAAAAATAGGCTAGTAAGCTCATTATCGAGTATTCGTTTATTTTTTGCACAGTATAAATTCTATAATTCTAACATAAATAGCAAATTACCTATTGATATCATAAAAAAAATTATTATCTTTTGCCGTTTAAGGCACGATTTTAACTTGGATTATTTTTTACACATGCCTAAGTATTTCTTTTGTAAATGA
- the lpdA gene encoding dihydrolipoyl dehydrogenase yields MKLAVIGGGPGGYVAAIRAAQLGAEVTVIEKDTLGGTCLNVGCIPTKVLLHSSELLQQIKAGADIGIKVEGKVTVDWESIQNRKKAVVNKLVFGVKGLLAANKVKVIKGTATFESNNTLSVEKKDGSVEKINFDTAIIASGSVPFIPPIIGSKLPGVIDSTGALNLENNPKSLVVIGGGVIGVEFASIFNPLGCKVSIIEMLPYILPPVDREIAELTRKELISKGVDIYNNSKVTAIEKSNNGLKVLFTNDKGDFSIESEKVLVAVGRRSNIVDLEVEKIGIRTERGCILVDDKMETNIKGIYAIGDCTGKNMLAHVASDQGIVAVENIMGENKKMDYKTVPSCVYTKPEIASVGLTEEEAKKKGIDYKIGKFPLAANGKSLIMGETSGVIKFITDKKYDEVLGVHIYGPRATDLITEAALALRLEATVEEIVTTVHAHPTVGEAMKEAALAVNKGAIHMVNK; encoded by the coding sequence ATGAAATTAGCAGTTATAGGTGGTGGACCAGGGGGATATGTAGCAGCTATTCGTGCAGCTCAATTAGGAGCAGAAGTAACTGTAATTGAGAAGGATACTTTAGGAGGTACTTGTTTAAATGTAGGATGTATACCTACCAAGGTTTTATTACATTCTTCAGAACTTCTTCAGCAGATAAAAGCTGGAGCTGATATCGGAATTAAAGTTGAAGGAAAAGTAACTGTAGATTGGGAATCTATTCAGAACAGAAAAAAAGCTGTGGTAAACAAGCTGGTTTTTGGAGTAAAAGGATTACTGGCTGCAAACAAAGTTAAAGTAATTAAGGGAACGGCAACATTTGAATCAAATAATACATTAAGTGTAGAAAAAAAAGATGGATCTGTTGAAAAAATAAATTTTGATACTGCTATAATTGCATCAGGATCAGTGCCTTTTATACCTCCTATTATAGGAAGCAAATTGCCAGGAGTAATTGACAGTACAGGAGCTCTAAATTTAGAAAATAACCCTAAGAGTTTAGTTGTTATAGGTGGTGGAGTAATCGGAGTAGAATTTGCCAGCATATTTAATCCATTAGGCTGTAAGGTAAGTATTATTGAAATGCTTCCTTACATTTTACCGCCTGTAGACAGGGAAATTGCAGAACTTACTAGAAAAGAACTCATAAGTAAAGGTGTAGATATATATAATAATTCAAAAGTTACAGCTATTGAAAAAAGCAATAATGGGCTAAAGGTTTTATTTACAAATGATAAAGGTGATTTTAGTATAGAGTCGGAAAAAGTGTTAGTAGCTGTAGGTAGAAGATCTAATATAGTTGATTTAGAAGTTGAAAAGATTGGTATAAGAACGGAAAGAGGATGTATTTTAGTTGATGATAAAATGGAAACCAATATAAAAGGTATATATGCTATAGGAGATTGTACTGGTAAAAACATGCTTGCTCATGTTGCTTCAGATCAAGGAATAGTAGCCGTAGAAAATATAATGGGTGAAAATAAGAAAATGGATTATAAAACAGTGCCTTCTTGTGTATATACTAAACCAGAAATAGCATCTGTAGGTTTGACAGAAGAAGAAGCTAAAAAGAAGGGTATAGATTATAAGATTGGTAAATTTCCTTTAGCTGCCAATGGTAAATCTCTTATAATGGGTGAAACTAGCGGTGTTATAAAATTTATTACAGATAAAAAATATGATGAGGTTTTAGGTGTTCATATATATGGACCAAGGGCAACAGATCTTATAACTGAAGCAGCACTAGCTCTAAGGCTTGAAGCGACGGTAGAAGAAATTGTTACTACAGTACATGCACATCCTACTGTAGGTGAGGCTATGAAAGAGGCAGCTTTAGCTGTTAATAAAGGTGCTATTCATATGGTAAATAAATAA
- a CDS encoding ABC transporter permease: protein MNIRRMIKLRFIISLIVLILLIILSTYFNLALNKNVSNILEYKKISKSLNTKDNGITFDDLNKVKEKYKELTFTGYKETLCDVKNKYGNSPGKKAKTKMVLTDENYFSLYPYKMIAGGKIDFLSVENGNKIVVISDVLANDLFKSTKVVGNIISLNDENYKIVGVYRENQSFAYSISEDAYERVYVPYTSYSTKNKNESLFLDIFSTRETAKTTYKNINNNLSRTLGGGLSLYNIVNYTTLKKISFQYTRIFYFIIGICGIILLIKIALKYFKSLAAFFKEKLKTNYFGEILRNNKKEIFFTSSKILLCLASIIIIFSLIKFNITIDNKYLPNDNIFEISFYRKTYFENMQLKNANESGFSNVYDRYITNVTNIEKIILLGEIISFIILMVDGKLLLMLKSKKKNK from the coding sequence GTGAATATAAGAAGAATGATAAAATTAAGATTCATAATAAGTTTAATTGTGTTAATTCTGCTGATTATATTGAGTACTTATTTTAATTTAGCTTTAAACAAAAATGTTTCCAATATATTAGAATACAAAAAAATAAGTAAAAGTTTGAATACAAAGGACAACGGTATAACCTTTGACGACCTCAATAAAGTAAAGGAAAAATATAAAGAACTTACCTTTACAGGCTATAAGGAAACTTTGTGTGATGTAAAGAATAAATACGGTAATTCACCTGGTAAAAAAGCAAAAACAAAAATGGTGTTAACAGATGAAAACTATTTTAGTTTATACCCTTATAAAATGATAGCAGGGGGCAAAATTGACTTTTTATCTGTAGAAAATGGGAATAAGATTGTAGTAATAAGTGATGTTTTGGCTAATGATCTATTTAAAAGCACTAAAGTAGTTGGAAACATTATTTCTTTAAATGATGAAAATTACAAAATTGTTGGCGTATATAGAGAAAATCAATCTTTTGCTTACAGCATCTCAGAAGATGCCTATGAAAGGGTATATGTTCCCTATACCTCCTATAGCACAAAGAATAAAAATGAAAGTTTATTTTTGGATATATTTTCCACTAGGGAAACGGCAAAAACCACTTATAAGAATATTAATAATAATTTGAGCAGAACGCTAGGAGGAGGCTTATCCTTATACAATATAGTTAACTATACAACATTAAAGAAAATAAGTTTTCAGTATACACGAATATTCTATTTTATAATAGGTATTTGCGGGATTATTCTTCTAATAAAAATAGCATTAAAATATTTTAAAAGCTTAGCAGCATTTTTTAAAGAGAAACTTAAAACTAATTATTTTGGTGAGATATTAAGAAATAATAAGAAAGAAATTTTCTTTACTTCTTCAAAGATACTATTGTGTTTAGCCAGTATAATTATAATTTTCAGTCTAATAAAATTTAATATAACCATTGATAATAAATATCTACCAAATGACAATATTTTCGAAATAAGTTTTTATAGAAAAACTTATTTCGAAAATATGCAGCTTAAGAATGCCAATGAAAGTGGCTTTAGTAATGTTTATGACAGGTATATAACTAATGTAACTAATATAGAAAAGATAATTCTTTTAGGGGAAATAATAAGTTTTATTATTCTTATGGTGGATGGAAAATTATTATTAATGTTAAAGTCAAAAAAGAAAAATAAATAA
- a CDS encoding ExeA family protein, producing the protein MYKAFYGLTFDPFDKNLDLKYSFKSEDFSKAMNRLEFLKSVLGIGVITGEPGVGKSFLLRNFVDSLNPNLYKCVYIPISTLTVMDFYRALCDGLGIIHAQKKVTMFKQIQESIYTYSHSKNVIPVIIIDECQFLSNSILDDLRIIFNFHMDSKNYAMLILSGQPNFLLQLSRQVHEALRQRIIMNYCLKGLTHDECKPYITSMLKAAGCSEPIFTDDAFELIYSSTNGAIRPLNSLTRMCLISGANERLTSINSDTVYKSQSEIDLTI; encoded by the coding sequence ATGTATAAAGCTTTTTATGGCTTAACTTTTGATCCTTTTGATAAAAATCTTGACTTAAAATACAGTTTTAAATCTGAGGATTTCTCTAAAGCAATGAATAGATTAGAATTTTTAAAATCTGTTTTAGGGATTGGCGTTATTACTGGAGAGCCTGGAGTTGGTAAGTCTTTCTTGCTCCGCAATTTTGTAGATTCACTAAATCCAAATTTATATAAGTGCGTATACATTCCTATTTCCACTTTAACTGTTATGGACTTCTATAGAGCATTATGCGATGGTCTTGGAATAATTCATGCTCAGAAAAAAGTAACTATGTTTAAGCAAATACAAGAGTCTATATACACTTATAGCCACAGTAAAAATGTAATTCCAGTTATTATAATTGATGAATGTCAATTTTTAAGCAATTCCATTCTTGATGATTTAAGAATAATATTTAATTTTCATATGGACTCAAAGAATTATGCTATGTTAATTCTTTCAGGTCAACCTAATTTTTTACTTCAACTCAGCAGGCAGGTCCATGAAGCACTACGTCAACGAATCATAATGAATTATTGCTTAAAAGGGCTAACGCATGATGAATGTAAGCCCTACATAACTTCTATGCTAAAAGCCGCAGGCTGTTCAGAACCAATTTTTACTGATGATGCTTTTGAACTCATTTATTCAAGCACTAATGGAGCTATAAGACCACTAAATTCTCTAACGAGAATGTGCCTTATCTCTGGTGCTAATGAAAGACTTACTTCTATTAATTCAGATACAGTTTATAAATCTCAGAGTGAAATTGATCTTACAATTTAA
- a CDS encoding ISLre2 family transposase has translation MPNNTLDQIDKRLMDERDTSSLRDKGKRHTCIKTIMGNVEIDRRIYEYRVDGGKKAYKYLLDEYLEMDTIGHMSMNLVENILSNVTEISYRKTANNIKLMCNQDVSHTAVWNVVQGFGEKLKERDARKVELSKQGKLSGAKEVKVLFQEQDGIWLNIQGKNKPVKGKNKKKELKLGISYEGWKKRHSSKNEYVVENKLVCASFGDAKTFKELSKATVEEVYNVDEIDTRIINGDGAAWIKASIEDEGIYYQLDPFHKSQAVLRAVNDKQEAKKLIDLLHKGKVSESLNSIEQLMIKNNADEKEMKKLSNLYNYFVNNKEGLIPYHLREDIKLPEPPEGLEYRHLGTMEHNICDVLAQRMKGRKMSWSISGAENMAKIQAERFSNRLYKSLDELCNSVLTKEKFDKIEEIIVLSAAEVNKNISKSKTYAVHKGKVPFTGSAITNGRKAIRRIFEDRCFSELVYR, from the coding sequence ATGCCTAATAACACTTTAGATCAGATTGATAAAAGATTGATGGATGAAAGAGATACCAGTTCCCTACGGGATAAAGGAAAAAGGCATACTTGCATAAAGACTATTATGGGCAATGTAGAAATTGACAGACGAATTTATGAATATAGAGTTGATGGCGGTAAAAAAGCGTATAAATACCTCTTAGATGAGTATTTAGAAATGGATACTATAGGACATATGTCTATGAACCTTGTTGAAAATATTTTGAGTAATGTTACTGAAATTTCATATAGAAAGACAGCTAATAATATAAAGCTCATGTGTAATCAAGATGTCAGTCACACGGCAGTGTGGAATGTTGTGCAAGGTTTTGGAGAAAAGCTTAAAGAAAGAGATGCAAGAAAGGTTGAGCTTAGCAAACAAGGAAAACTTTCTGGAGCAAAAGAAGTCAAGGTGCTTTTTCAAGAACAGGATGGAATATGGCTGAATATTCAAGGTAAAAATAAGCCTGTAAAGGGTAAAAACAAGAAAAAAGAATTGAAGTTAGGTATAAGTTATGAAGGCTGGAAAAAGCGTCATTCTAGTAAAAATGAATATGTTGTAGAAAATAAATTAGTCTGTGCAAGTTTTGGAGATGCTAAGACTTTTAAAGAGTTATCAAAAGCTACAGTTGAAGAAGTGTATAACGTGGATGAAATAGATACTCGTATAATAAATGGTGATGGCGCAGCCTGGATAAAGGCAAGTATTGAAGACGAAGGTATATATTATCAACTTGATCCTTTTCACAAGAGTCAAGCCGTTTTGAGAGCAGTAAATGATAAACAAGAAGCAAAAAAACTTATAGATTTATTACACAAAGGGAAAGTATCTGAAAGCTTGAATAGTATAGAACAATTAATGATAAAAAATAATGCTGATGAAAAAGAAATGAAGAAATTATCTAATTTGTACAATTACTTTGTAAATAATAAAGAAGGATTAATACCATATCATCTTAGGGAAGACATAAAGCTGCCAGAACCGCCCGAAGGGCTTGAATATAGACATTTGGGTACTATGGAACATAATATATGTGATGTATTGGCTCAACGAATGAAAGGCAGAAAAATGAGCTGGTCAATTAGTGGTGCAGAAAATATGGCTAAAATACAAGCAGAGAGATTTAGTAATAGACTTTATAAGAGCTTAGATGAACTATGCAATAGTGTTTTGACCAAAGAAAAATTTGATAAAATTGAAGAAATAATAGTTTTATCAGCTGCTGAAGTAAATAAAAATATTTCTAAATCTAAAACATATGCTGTACACAAGGGTAAGGTCCCATTTACAGGCTCCGCCATAACTAACGGAAGAAAAGCAATAAGAAGAATTTTTGAAGATAGATGTTTTAGTGAATTAGTTTATAGGTAA
- a CDS encoding dihydrolipoamide acetyltransferase family protein, giving the protein MGSLVVMPKLGLTMTEGEIEKWHKKVGEEIKEGEILFDVTTDKLTNEIESKVSGVVRKILTEEGETVECLKAVAIIADADEDIYDLLKEANGDSAEEGVEIDNIKGKEEEKANTITKVKEGRVKISPAAKKLALENNLDFEIITGTGPEGRIVLEDVKKYIENNKVKVSPTAYKLAKDLNVDLKEINSERRIMKEDVLNFNNSSAVNEIVNNEVYSEEKIELSPMRKVISARMSESWNTSPTVTYDIKVDTSNLRKLRNDFKDICKITYTDLLIKIVSKVLLQFPLLNCSVAGNELIMRNYVNMGVAVALDQGLIVPVIKYANNKGLEEISKEVKELAGKAKNNELASDSIKGGTFTITNLGMFGIEYFSPIINQPEVAILGVNKITETPVVEDGEIVIKPLMNLSLTADHRAVDGAVAAQFLSTLKKYIEKPELLLL; this is encoded by the coding sequence ATGGGTAGTTTAGTTGTTATGCCAAAGCTTGGATTGACTATGACGGAAGGAGAAATAGAAAAGTGGCATAAAAAAGTTGGTGAAGAGATTAAAGAGGGAGAAATACTATTTGATGTCACTACTGATAAATTAACTAATGAAATTGAATCTAAAGTAAGTGGAGTTGTGAGAAAAATACTGACTGAGGAAGGAGAAACTGTAGAGTGTTTAAAGGCTGTAGCCATAATTGCAGATGCAGATGAGGATATATATGATTTGTTAAAGGAAGCCAATGGGGATTCAGCAGAAGAAGGTGTGGAAATTGACAATATCAAGGGAAAAGAAGAAGAAAAAGCTAATACAATTACCAAGGTTAAAGAGGGAAGAGTGAAAATATCCCCTGCAGCAAAAAAACTTGCCCTTGAAAATAATTTAGACTTTGAGATTATTACAGGAACAGGGCCAGAGGGAAGAATAGTACTGGAAGATGTAAAAAAATATATAGAAAATAATAAAGTTAAAGTATCACCTACAGCTTATAAATTAGCAAAGGATTTAAATGTGGATCTTAAAGAAATAAATTCAGAAAGAAGAATAATGAAGGAGGATGTACTTAATTTTAATAATAGCAGCGCAGTCAATGAAATTGTGAATAATGAAGTTTATTCTGAGGAAAAAATTGAATTATCACCTATGAGAAAAGTAATCTCCGCAAGAATGAGTGAAAGCTGGAATACATCACCGACAGTTACTTATGATATAAAGGTAGATACCAGTAATTTAAGGAAATTGAGGAATGATTTTAAAGATATATGTAAGATAACCTATACAGATCTATTGATAAAAATAGTTTCAAAGGTATTGTTACAATTTCCTTTACTCAATTGTTCTGTTGCTGGAAATGAATTGATTATGAGAAACTATGTGAATATGGGAGTAGCAGTAGCTTTAGATCAAGGATTAATAGTTCCGGTTATCAAATATGCAAATAATAAGGGATTAGAAGAAATTTCTAAAGAGGTTAAAGAATTGGCTGGAAAAGCAAAAAATAATGAACTGGCATCTGATAGTATAAAAGGTGGAACGTTTACTATAACAAATTTAGGTATGTTCGGTATAGAGTACTTCTCTCCCATTATAAATCAACCAGAAGTTGCTATACTAGGCGTCAATAAAATAACAGAAACACCAGTAGTTGAAGATGGCGAAATAGTAATAAAACCACTTATGAATTTATCTCTTACTGCAGATCATAGAGCGGTGGATGGGGCTGTAGCTGCTCAATTTTTATCTACGCTTAAAAAGTATATTGAAAAGCCAGAATTGCTTTTGTTATAA